One genomic region from Macaca mulatta isolate MMU2019108-1 chromosome 20, T2T-MMU8v2.0, whole genome shotgun sequence encodes:
- the LOC144338174 gene encoding LOW QUALITY PROTEIN: endogenous retrovirus group K member 5 Env polyprotein-like (The sequence of the model RefSeq protein was modified relative to this genomic sequence to represent the inferred CDS: deleted 1 base in 1 codon): MNPSEMQRKAPPRRQKHRNRAPLTRMMNQVMISEEQMKSPRTKKAELPTWAQLKKLTPLAGKSLASTKVTQTPEKMLLTALMIVSTVVSLPMPAGAAAANYTYWAYVPFPPLIRAVTWMDNPIEVYVNNSVWVPGPTDDRCPAKPEEEGMMINISIGYRYPPICLGRAPGCLMPAIQNWLVEVPTVSPTSRFTYHMVSGMSLKPQVNYLQDFSYQRSSKFRPKGKPCPKEISRESKDLVWEECVADSAVILQNNTFGTVIDWAPRGQFYHNCTGQTQFCPSALVSPTVDSDLTENLDKHKHKKLQSFYPWIWGEKGMSTPRPKMISPVFGPEHPELWRLTVASYALEFGLEIKL; the protein is encoded by the exons ATGAACCCATCGGAGATGCAAAGAAAAGCGCCTCCACGGAGACAGAAACACCGCAATCGAGCACCATTGACTCGCATGATGAACCAAGTGATGATATCAGAAGAACAGATGAAGTCACCACGCACCAAGAAGGCGGAGCTGCCGACCTGGGCACAGTTAAAGAAGCTGACACCGTTAGCTGGAAAAAGCCTAGCTAGCACAAAGGTGACACAAACCCCAGAAAAAATGCTGCTTACAGCTTTAATGATTGTATCAACGGTGGTAAGTCTCCCCATGCCTGCAGGAGCAGCTGCAGCTAATTATACCTACTGGGCCTATGTGCCTTTCCCGCCCTTAATTCGGGCAGTTACATGGATGGATAATCCTATTGAAGTATATGTTAATAATAGTGTGTGGGTACCTGGTCCCACAGATGATCGTTGCCCTGCCAAACCGGAGGAAGAAGGAATGATGATAAATATTTCCATTGGGTATCGTTATCCTCCTATTTGCCTAGGGAGAGCACCAGGATGTTTAATGCCTGCTATTCAAAATTGGTTGGTAGAAGTACCTACTGTCAGTCCCACCAGTAGATTTACTTATCACATGGTAAGCGGAATGTCACTCAAACCACAGGTAAACTATTTACAAGACTTTTCTTATCAAAGATCATCAAAATTTAGGCCAAAAGGGAAACCTTGCCCCAAAGAGATTTCCAGAGAATCAAAAGATTTAGTTTGGGAAGAATGTGTGGCCGATAGTGCAGTGATATTACAAAACAATACATTCGGAACAGTTATAGATTGGGCACCTAGAGGTCAATTCTACCACAATTGCACAGGACAAACTCAATTCTGTCCCAGTGCACTAGTGAGTCCAACTGTTGACAGTGATTTAACGGAAAATTTAGATAAACATAAGCACAAAAAATTACAGTCTTTCTACCCTTGGATatggggagaaaagggaatgtcTACTCCAAGACCAAAAATGATAAGTCCTGTTTTTGGTCCTGAACATCCAGAATTATGGAGACTTACTGTGGCTTCATAC GCCTTAGAATTTGGTCTAGAAATCAAACTATAG